One genomic region from Yarrowia lipolytica chromosome 1C, complete sequence encodes:
- a CDS encoding uncharacterized protein (Compare to YALI0C08118g, similar to Saccharomyces cerevisiae RVS161 (YCR009C); ancestral locus Anc_1.424, highly similar to uniprot|Q9UUM7 Schizosaccharomyces pombe Protein hob3 (Homolog of Bin3)), with product MSWNGFKKAMNRAGTSVMMKTGHVEKTVDREFETEERRYRTMETASTKLNKEAKGFLDSLRAMTSSQTRIAETIDAFYGDAGTRDGISKYYLQAVQELDAETVKALDGPYRETVLDPITRFCAYFTDINEAIKKRNHKLMDYDALRHKTKKLIEKPSNDAARLPQAEKEEQMAKEMYSQINNQLIEELPQLIDLRVPYLDPSFEALVKIQLRFCTESYTRLAQVQQYLDASSREEYANGQLDAKVEDLLQNMRELSITSLGTK from the coding sequence ATGAGCTGGAATGGATTCAAAAAGGCGATGAACCGGGCGGGCACGtcggtgatgatgaagacGGGCcacgtggagaagacggtgGACCGGGAGTTCGAGACCGAGGAGCGTCGATATCGAACCATGGAGACGGCGTCCACCAAGCTGaacaaggaggccaagggcTTTCTGGACTCGCTGCGAGCCATGACGTCGTCGCAGACGCGAATCGCAGAGACCATTGATGCGTTTTACGGCGACGCTGGCACCCGGGACGGCATTTCCAAGTACTACTTGCAGGCTGTCCAGGAACTGGATGCCGAGACcgtcaaggctctggatgGCCCCTACCGAGAGACGGTGCTGGATCCCATCACGCGATTTTGTGCTTACTTCACTGACATTAACGAGGCCATCAAAAAGCGAAACCACAAGCTGATGGACTACGATGCTCTGAGacacaagaccaagaagtTGATTGAAAAGCCCAGCAACGATGCCGCGCGTCTTCCTCAGgcagagaaggaagagcagATGGCCAAGGAAATGTACTCTCAGATCAACAACCAGCTGATTGAGGAGCTGCCCCAGCTGATCGACCTGCGGGTTCCTTACCTGGATCCCTCGTTCGAGGCTCTCGTCAAGATCCAGCTGCGATTCTGTACAGAGTCGTATACCCGTCTGGCGCAGGTGCAGCAGTATCTGGACGCCAGCAGTCGAGAGGAATACGCTAACGGCCAGTTGGACgccaaggtggaggatcTACTGCAGAACATGAGAGAGTTGAGCATTACTAGTTTGGGAACTAAATAG
- a CDS encoding uncharacterized protein (Compare to YALI0C08140g, no similarity), whose translation MSAAQLDFYYDIDDDLGALTQPTSSHHHMVAHTHLAHNLTQAHPQSAYTTPDLYIYSNYPSHTSHVTSDARDNSSRHFTPYSNSSSNASSTSVDCATTSTSHTQGDSPRSTQLLTQPIPSSSAPQVLTPTTSITSSALTTPTSTLTSPPSSATYPLPSVPRKRSVEFISHEISNTSGAPLVLSQPPKRNHANKRHVSDAGIVPNSEPIYYYPNLVSPATETYDEYPTTTIYDSIQEENQTVPVTSHMTSHPVMWNPAYTVLPSQKVYQSRDRHNSDYGYDYGYDQMRRVSGSGSESRKTSETGSSTSEQVASGFINYTQRDGPKLMTGVAPSGAQKTKQKREAEARRREAERREKGYY comes from the coding sequence ATGTCTGCGGCTCAACTGGACTTCTACTACGATATCGACGACGACCTGGGCGCTCTGACCCAACCCACCTCcagccaccaccacatGGTCGCCCATACACATCTGGCCCATAACTTGACCCAGGCACACCCTCAGTCGGCCTACACAACCCCAGACCTGTACATTTACTCCAACTACCCGTCACACAccagccacgtgacctcaGACGCCCGCGACAACAGCAGCCGGCACTTTACTCCCTACTCCAACTCCAGCTCCAATGCTTCTTCTACCTCTGTTGATTGTGCCACTACCTCGACTAGTCACACCCAAGGAGACTCTCCCCGATCAACACAACTACTGACCCAACCCATACCCAGCTCCTCTGCTCCCCAGGTGCTCACGCCGACCACGTCAATCACTTCTTCGGCTCTCACTACCCCCACCTCTACCCTCACTTCTCCGCCTTCTTCGGCTACTTACCCTCTTCCTTCCGTGCCTCGAAAGAGAAGCGTGGAGTTCATCAGCCACGAGATTAGCAACACTAGCGGCGCTCCTCTGGTTCTGAGTCAGCCTCCCAAGCGTAACCATGCCAACAagcgtcacgtgagcgACGCGGGTATTGTCCCCAACTCGGAACCCATTTACTACTACCCCAATCTTGTTTCTCCAGCAACAGAGACCTACGACGAGTACCCCACAACTACCATTTATGATTCTATTCAGGAAGAAAACCAGACCGTCCCCGTGACCAGCCACATGACTTCCCATCCCGTCATGTGGAACCCTGCCTACACCGTTCTCCCCAGTCAAAAGGTGTATCAATCTCGCGACAGACACAATTCCGACTATGGCTACGACTATGGCTATGACCAGATGCGACGAGTTTCTGGGAGTGGGTCTGAGTCGCGAAAGACGTCGGAAACAGGCTCTTCCACCTCGGAGCAGGTGGCATCGGGTTTCATCAACTACACCCAGCGAGATGGGCCCAAGCTGATGACTGGAGTGGCCCCGTCGGGGGCCCAGAAAACCAAGCAGAAGCGAGAAGCGGAGGCCCGAAGGCGAGAGGCCGAGCGACGTGAAAAGGGATATTACTAA
- a CDS encoding uncharacterized protein (Compare to YALI0C08184g, weakly similar to uniprot|Q6C3D5 Yarrowia lipolytica YALI0F00616g), translating to MVLKSIADADSQSNPFSALAPEIIHEILSHLDIPSVCALSHTNTFLRSSVTEDQFKLHLTAVCPWFDPDSSRFNTFKECTFEYLRRMSGKKFAPCLDNVSTRLPVEDMGPSVQSVNGYVEMIKVRNTHKFSDNVYISKYGIRVNLGSLEMWSAPDFQYIISLPQLFATIIGHRCTQYVLGQLLLQYRDEDHPRIYDLPDCDDYRMIHCGKHVFVYTIKWDLEYEYPEDKELLLYVSEDGLRQVMVGIPSHRPNSVYDGYFFFTDDNNALCFAQAGLDGLQVIDRAPNRRRCDFFCDSGKTGHMFVQDQMGNSHLWDMARHTMHLIPPSHRVQTSDVPIFLTVPYPGIDSVDLEMAEAQDEVPIEPKRAPFALFASLHHLAGMF from the coding sequence ATGGTACTTAAAAGCATTGCAGATGCAGACTCCCAATCTAACCCCTTCTCCGCACTTGCTCCAGAAATAATCCACGAGATTCTCTCACATCTAGATATCCCTTCGGTATGTGCCCTATCTCATACAAATACCTTTTTGAGAAGTTCTGTGACCGAAGACCAGTTTAAACTGCATCTGACCGCAGTTTGTCCCTGGTTTGATCCTGACTCGTCGCGTTTCAACACGTTTAAGGAGTGTACATTTGAATATCTTCGTCGAATGAGTGGCAAGAAGTTCGCTCCCTGTCTTGATAACGTCAGTACACGTCTTCCTGTTGAGGATATGGGACCGTCTGTTCAATCTGTGAATGGATATGTGGAGATGATCAAAGTCAGGAACACCCATAAGTTCTCTGACAATGTGTACATATCGAAATACGGAATCAGAGTCAACCTCGGGAGCCTGGAAATGTGGTCTGCACCTGATTTTCAATATATCATCTCTCTCCCTCAACTCTTTGCAACAATCATCGGTCACAGATGTACTCAATATGTTCTCGGACAGCTTCTCCTGCAATACAGAGACGAAGATCATCCCCGCATATACGATCTACCTGACTGCGACGACTACCGGATGATTCACTGTGGCAAGCACGTGTTTGTTTACACCATCAAGTGGGACCTGGAGTATGAGTACCctgaggacaaggagctccTGCTGTATGTATCTGAGGACGGTCTTCGACAAGTGATGGTTGGTATTCCATCTCATCGGCCAAATTCAGTGTATGACGGCtatttcttcttcaccgATGACAACAACGCACTTTGTTTCGCGCAAGCGGGTCTTGACGGGTTACAAGTGATTGATCGAGCCCCTAATAGACGTCGCTGTGATTTCTTTTGTGATAGCGGCAAGACAGGTCATATGTTTGTGCAAGATCAGATGGGTAACAGTCATCTCTGGGATATGGCTCGCCACACCATGCATCTTATACCACCGTCACACCGTGTCCAGACTTCGGATGTGCCTATTTTCCTTACGGTGCCGTATCCTGGTATAGACAGTGTAGACTTGGAGATGGCTGAGGCCCAGGACGAGGTTCCGATCGAGCCTAAACGAGCCCCCTTTGCTCTGTTTGCTTCGCTCCATCACTTGGCGGGGATGTTTTAG
- a CDS encoding uncharacterized protein (Compare to YALI0C08206g, similar to Saccharomyces cerevisiae SAS4 (YDR181C); ancestral locus Anc_8.382, no similarity), which produces MVERLHLKLGPKDPVVKIEATEEVFPGPMCGPKADNREGHQGSTEGHSQHEDSNIDTSNVTEEGSKTNCPKTDIIDTKTDSQTASHNMPTMKSEVLRIGGGKDVSKYSHGDDKRGRRQRHKDDSLLFDFDVDMTDAVPITMKLGMRENSCGMIKKVAKDRDRALRRGKQFGIPLNPSVHVYEDPEPGGFEDPLPDSLYEGDHKRMERDEKRVQSTERARIMEEKDRLVTQMEQLESGEWLRYIAGITKIHNMGDKEELARKRELTLKECRFMVKSYEQFKEREKQYLARKKELSLAMLNDPKYADTDLYVEKPYNSRKAVDKVSIFYHRAINIEKELEEKEAENQDDDDEDDEEEEEEVVEEAAVVRKTKGGKKLMATKTVPQKQTSRVSKPVSSRNTSSRGTPARTAPPTPPPPPPFVSFFENPKLVPLFEDMLKLRRSRRAPLAFGRPIPELEEVEFELPWLV; this is translated from the coding sequence ATGGTGGAAAGGTTACATCTGAAGCTGGGGCCGAAAGACCCGGTTGTGAAGATTGAGGCGACTGAGGAAGTGTTTCCAGGCCCTATGTGTGGGCCAAAGGCCGACAACAGAGAGGGGCACCAGGGGTCCACTGAAGGACACAGTCAGCATGAAGACAGCAATATCGACACGTCAAATGTCACAGAAGAAGGATCCAAGACTAATTGCCCGAAAACTGACATCATCGACACAAAAACCGACTCACAAACTGCTTCTCACAACATGCCCACGATGAAATCAGAAGTTCTTCGAatcggaggaggaaaagacGTATCCAAGTACTCGCATGGGGATGACAAGCGGGGCCGTCGACAACGACACAAAGATGACAGCTTATTGTTCGACTTTGATGTGGACATGACAGATGCCGTTCCAATTACTATGAAACTTGGCATGAGAGAGAACAGCTGTGGGATGATCAAAAAGGTAGCCAAAGACCGCGATCGAGCTCTCCGACGAGGGAAACAGTTTGGTATACCTCTCAATCCTTCTGTGCATGTCTATGAAGACCCTGAGCCTGGAGGGTTTGAAGACCCACTTCCTGACTCTCTGTATGAGGGAGATCACAAGAGAATGGAACGGGATGAAAAACGAGTACAATCAACGGAGCGGGCGAGGATCATGGAGGAAAAAGACCGACTAGTCACCCAgatggagcagctggagagtGGAGAGTGGTTGCGGTACATTGCTGGAATCACCAAGATTCACAACATGggagacaaggaggagctggcaCGAAAACGAGAATTGACGCTAAAGGAGTGCAGATTCATGGTAAAGTCGTACGAGCAGTTCAAAGAGCGGGAAAAGCAGTACTTGGCACGCAAAAAAGAGCTGTCCTTGGCGATGTTGAATGATCCCAAGTACGCAGACACGGATTTGTACGTGGAAAAGCCCTACAACTCGAGAAAGGCGGTGGACAAGGTCAGCATCTTCTACCACCGGGCTATCAACATTGAAAAGGAACtagaagaaaaagaagctgaaaaccaggacgacgatgacgaagacgatgaagaggaggaagaagaggtggtagaggaggctgctgttgttaGGAAGACAAAGGGAGGTAAGAAGTTGATGGCCACTAAAACTGTGCCTCAGAAACAAACGTCTAGAGTTTCAAAGCCGGTTTCGTCTAGGAACACTTCATCCAGGGGCACTCCTGCGAGAACTGCCCCCCCtacacctcctcctccgccaccTTTCGTATCCTTCTTCGAGAACCCCAAACTTGTGCCTTTGTTTGAAGACATGCTCAAGTTGCGGCGGTCTCGAAGAGCACCCCTGGCATTCGGAAGACCTATTCccgagctcgaggaggtggagtttGAGCTGCCTTGGTTGGTGTAG
- a CDS encoding uncharacterized protein (Compare to YALI0C08220g, some similarities with uniprot|P25618 Saccharomyces cerevisiae YCR017c putative sensor/transporter protein) yields the protein MGSYKEKPQFILQAPWIPIISTLGTAASYFLAFVVGSFLHFRHHSEEAFPGLSSVIGGKYPERSIFQIGMAIFLGPRIISTLLWSQLGATSENTILSNIGLFGSLKIISSIFFTYVSIADDPAVHHYALVFYVASTVACMYAQTVYSVWKKSPATKPRAITFGLYMLLLIVVTNYSIKHMLYEESGASTKLSLVEWMLVGLDVSFDYYSTVDFEGIRLEVANQKRMVHFMV from the exons ATGGGCTCTTACAAGGAAAAACCACAGTTTATT CTACAAGCACCGTGGATCCCTATAATATCCACATTGGGAACCGCGGCGTCCTACTTCCTCGCGTTTGTAGTTGGTTCCTTTCTGCATTTCCGCCACCATTCCGAGGAGGCCTTTCCCGGCCTCTCCAGCGTCATTGGTGGCAAGTATCCTGAGCGCAGCATTTTTCAGATCGGTATGGCAATCTTTCTTG GCCCCCGAATTATTTCCACGCTCCTGTGGTCACAACTAGGAGCTACATCTGAAAACACCATTCTGTCTAACATTGGTCTGTTTGGCAGCCTGAAGATAATTTCTTCGATTTTCTTCACTTACGTGTCTATCGCTGATGACCCCGCTGTGCACCACTACGCCCTGGTGTTCTACGTGGCATCTACTGTGGCATGCATGTACGCCCAAACGGTGTACTCTGTGTGGAAGAAAAGCCCTGCCACCAAACCCCGAGCCATCACCTTTGGCCTGTACATGCTGTTGCTGATTGTGGTCACCAACTACTCTATCAAGCACATGCTGTATGAGGAGTCTGGAGCGTCCACCAAGCTCTCATTGGTCGAATGGATGCTTGTGGGTCTCGATGTTTCGTTCGACTACTATTCCACAGTCGACTTTGAGGGCATCAGACTGGAAGTTGCCAACCAGAAACGCATGGTTCATTTCATGGTGTAG
- a CDS encoding uncharacterized protein (Compare to YALI0C08228g, similar to uniprot|P47159 Saccharomyces cerevisiae YJR124c putative Multidrug-efflux transporter), translated as MSRDSETNEMSRFDRLIREIGWHSLVNSSCDIKILIAQKVLRMIAYGQSTLILVQFFREIHVSDVGLGYFMTLTLLGDVIISYFLTLYADQLGRRLVLLLGSFLMMVSGIVFVFSDHFVVLLIAAIVGVISPSGDETGPFKSIEESVVAHLTPAKELSDIYAWYGLFGTVGSALGSVSAGIMIDGLVANFGWTQLKVYRFMFAQYALLAFLKLILNWFLTDKCEIDPDNNDNEEHEAGLLFDTHDHYHQLEHEADQLHGSKFSFWGTPLSPRSTSVVWKLCIIFALDSMGYGFMPISWVVTYFFDRWKASEVTVGTLFFFTSVLNALSSLASSSMYKRLGPIFAIVATHFPSAMAMSFIPLAPTMGIAMGLLLFRASTAVMDVVPRQAFLSHVVSSSERTKVMGIVNVVKTLARSVGPIFTGMFAQRDILGFAFLITGLLEAAHDLGMLGLFWKYNRIIEH; from the coding sequence ATGTCTCGAGATTCTGAAACGAACGAAATGTCCAGGTTTGACCGGTTGATCCGGGAAATCGGATGGCACTCGCTCGTGAACTCTTCATGTGACATCAAGATCCTCATTGCACAAAAAGTGCTGCGGATGATCGCCTACGGTCAGAGTACTTTGATTCTGGTGCAGTTTTTCCGTGAAATACACGTGTCCGACGTTGGTCTCGGGTACTTTATGACCCTGACTCTGCTTGGAGATGTAATCATTAGCTACTTTTTGACATTGTACGCCGACCAGCTTGGACGGCGCCTtgtgctcctccttggttcGTTTCTCATGATGGTCAGCGGCATAGTTTTTGTATTTTCCGACCACTTTGTAGTGCTGTTGATAGCAGCCATCGTCGGTGTAATTAGCCCTTCTGGAGATGAGACGGGTCCCTTCAAGTCCATTGAGGAGTCTGTAGTAGCCCATCTCACTCCAGCCAAAGAGCTCTCCGACATCTACGCCTGGTATGGGCTGTTTGGCACGGTCGGAAGTGCACTTGGAAGCGTTTCTGCGGGCATCATGATTGATGGACTTGTTGCAAACTTCGGATGGACGCAGTTGAAGGTGTATCGGTTCATGTTTGCCCAGTACGCTCTGCTGGCATTTTTGAAACTGATTCTCAACTGGTTTCTCACAGATAAGTGTGAGATCGACCCAGATAACAATGACAATGAAGAACACGAAGCTGGTCTTCTTTTCGATACCCACGATCATTATCACCAACTCGAACACGAAGCTGATCAACTCCATGGTTCCAAATTCTCCTTCTGGGGAACACCTCTCAGTCCCAGGAGCACATCAGTTGTGTGGAAACTATGCATTATTTTTGCTCTGGATTCAATGGGCTACGGCTTCATGCCCATCTCGTGGGTGGTGACCTATTTTTTCGACCGATGGAAGGCAAGCGAAGTCACTGTCGGcaccctcttcttcttcaccagCGTGCTCAACGCCCTTTCCTCTCTGGCATCTTCGTCCATGTACAAACGTCTGGGACCGATCTTTGCCATTGTGGCTACCCATTTCCCCTCTGCAATGGCCATGTCCTTCATCCCCCTGGCCCCTACCATGGGAATTGCGAtgggccttcttctcttcagaGCATCCACTGCTGTCATGGACGTAGTTCCCAGACAAGCGTTTCTGTCCCATGTGGTCTCGTCCTCTGAGCGAACCAAGGTTATGGGCATTGTCAACGTGGTCAAGACTCTGGCCCGATCTGTGGGTCCCATCTTCACTGGGATGTTTGCCCAGCGAGATATTCTCGGCTTTGCGTTCTTGATCACGGGCCTCTTGGAAGCTGCCCATGACCTGGGAATGCTCGGACTCTTCTGGAAGTATAACCGGATCATTGAGCATTAA